A single genomic interval of Thermodesulfovibrionales bacterium harbors:
- a CDS encoding helix-turn-helix domain-containing protein: protein YRLLQVKVRLLNTREACNILKISKRTLYKYIKTGKLPCVRLSSKAIRIRETDIMELISERTIIYEPTERTEAVAKKVLEKILSRG from the coding sequence CATATAGACTATTACAAGTAAAAGTGAGACTGCTTAACACAAGGGAAGCTTGCAACATTCTTAAGATATCAAAGAGAACCCTTTACAAGTACATAAAGACAGGCAAGCTTCCTTGTGTAAGGCTTTCAAGTAAGGCAATAAGAATCAGGGAGACAGACATAATGGAGTTAATCTCAGAGAGAACCATAATTTATGAGCCTACAGAAAGGACTGAGGCAGTGGCAAAAAAAGTTCTTGAAAAAATCCTTTCAAGGGGTTAA